The nucleotide sequence atccttcaactttgccagttttgggatctatgactctgTATCCCTTCTGCGTTGGAGAATACCCAATGAGTattacttccttggcagtgttgtcaagtttggatctcttttgttttgggatgtgcacaaaggccttgcacccaaatacacaaaggtgagacatACTTGGTATCCTACCATGTCACAGTTTAAATGGTGGTTCTGCAGGTAAATAGCAATAgccgcagcttctccccagtactcatTTGGTAACTGCGCATCATCCAACAAGGAACGAACCATTTGTCCAAGAGTCCTGTTCATTCTCTCCACaaccccattctgctctgggttgaagacaactgtagtctggtgctctatgccttcctcatggaGAAAGCCTTGCATAGCCATAGACACATGTTCCCCTCCAttatcagatcttatgatctgtggctgtcaaatttgttggacacaatcctaacatagtccttcagtttttgaaacatttataagatttgtcccctgtgtgaattctttcatgcACCGTAAGGGCGCATCtttcactgaagctttttccacacttgaAGTatatataaggtttgtcccctgtgtgagttctgtgatgcgaagtaaggtggcctcACTGACTGAAGCTTGTTCCaaactccaagcattgataaggtccGTCCCCGGTGTGATgtctttcatgtaaagtaagggTGGTACTCCGACTGAATGTCTTCCCACACTCAAaccatttataaggtttgtcccctgtatgagttttgtgatgAGAAGTAAAggtgctactgtcactgaagctctttccacactccaagtatTTATAAGCTTTGTCccatgtgagttctttgatgttgagTAAAGGCAatactccacctgaagcttttCCACACTCGaatcatttataaggtttgtcccctgtgtgagttctttgatgcaaagtaagggtgctactctgactgaagctctttccacactccaagcatttataaggtttgacccctgtgtgaattctttcatgtttactaagggtgctatagtgactgaagctctttccacactccaaacatttgtaaggtttgtctcctgtgtgaaatctttgatgtgaagtaagggtgccactctgactgaagctctttccacactccaagcatttataaggtttgacccctgtgtgagttctttgatgcaaagtaaggttgctactccaacagaagctctttccacactgcaagcatgtataaggtttgtcccctgtgtgagttcttcgatgtgaagtaagggtgctactccgactgaagctctttccacactcaaagcatttataaggtttgtcccctgtgtgagttctttgatgtgaagtaaggtggctactcgaactgaagctctttccacactgcaagcatttataaggtttatcccctgtgtgagttctttgatgtgaagtaagggtgctactctgactgaagctctttccacactcgaagcatttataaggtttgtctcctgtgtgaaatctttgatgtgaagtaaggtggctactctgactgaagctctttccacactcaaagcatttataaggtttgtctcctgtgtgaaatctttgatgcgaagtaaggtggctactctgactgaagctctttccacactccaagcatatataagatttgtcccctgtgtgagttcttcgaTGTTCAATAAAGGCGcttctccacctgaagctctttccacacaccaagcaTGTATAaagtttgtctcctgtgtgaattgTTTGATGCACAATAAGGGTGCTACTgtcactaaagctctttccacactccaagcattgatacggtttatcccctgtatgagttctttcatgtATACTTAgagtgccactctgactgaagctctttccacactccaagcattgatatggtttgtcccctgtatgagttctttgatgcaaagtaaggtggccactctgacagaagccctttccacattccaagcattgataaggtttatcccttgtgtgagttctttgatgtgaagtaagggtgctactgtcactgaagctctttccacactccaagcatttataaggttggTTCCCTGTGTGACATCTCTGATGCCTAGTAAGGTGGCTATtgcacctgaagctctttccacactccaagcatttataaggtttgtcccctgtgtgagttctttgatgcaccatAAGTTCGTTTCTCCACCTGAAACttcttccacactccaagcatttatgaggtttgtcccctgtatgagttttgtgatgcaaagtaaggtgggtactctgactgaagctctttccacactccaagcattgataaggtttgtctcctgtgtgacatCTCTGATGcctagtaaggtggctactccacctgaagctctttccacattccaagcattgataaggtttgtcccctgtgtgagtctgtctctcctgttgtctctttgctccatcttgactcctcagtttctgctcctgcatctgctcctcagctttttccagtgatacttcagatggttctccctcagccttgaccccccagatgtatcctgatggaatgaaaaggaaaggagataaaatgctgtggagaaatcctgtgaatatattatgatttgtactttgaaaacatatttctgggagctctgttggtatcagagtttaactgtcaaAGCTGAAGGCCTTGTACGGAGTTAGTTTAGCAGTAGTTGCTTGGTAGCAGGTTGTGAAAACAGACGCAGAGAGAGAtaattttaacaaaaatctgcTCTCATGTTGctccatttaaggtggacagcccagtacttatgcacagATGGAATTTACAAGCCTAGGGTGGATCCTGCCTGAAAGGAACATGGCCGTTTCCACTGCCAGAGGGCATCTCGCATACCCTCCCTGCCTCCCAAAAAGGTTAACCCCTGTTACCTGCAACACgggacagtgctggaagatgagacccccaggtgagATGGCACTCTGTGAGCTAGTGGGGAAGAACGAAGGACAAGTATGaatagctctgtgactaatggcTCAGCTGGGTCAAAAGcctaaaggaagcccagaggctgatgtgcacagatgcaaaaggagagtccagagctgtatgatgcacacaataggaacatggaatgtgagaagcatgaaccagggaatgttagaaattgtcaagcatgaaatagaacgcatcaacattacaaaacGTGGCGTGAGTCAAAATGGACAGGaaggggacatttccaatcaggcaactacaaaatattttatgcaggaaatgagaaattaagaagaaaaggggttgctttaatagtgagaaatgatgtagcaaaagcaactagGAGCTATTATGcaaagtctgagtgagtgatatcaatgagatttattgggaaacctatcaacataaccatcaaccaagtctatgctccaatggcaaacacgtGCAAGTaaagcaaaggctcttaccacgtatggagtgagaagtgccagattacagcaaagcctttgactgtgtagatcatgaaaaactatggaatgctttaaaagaaatgggggtgccacagcatctgattgtcctgatgcgcaacctatactctgcacaagaggctagtgtaaggacagaatatggagaaaccgattggttcccagttggaaagggtgtcagacaggtgtgtattttatcaccctgtttgtttaatctatatgcagaacatatacagaaagcggcattggaccaacatgaaggacatgagaaaactggagggagaaatatcaaaaatttaagatatgcagacgataccatactacaatgctaaagtaatgacaacagaagagttacataactttaaagttggcagcaaggacactgaacttgtcaagaattatcaataccttgacacagtcattaaccaaactggagacaatagtcaagaaatcagaagaagtcttgggctgagggtagctatgagaaaagatcctcaaatgcaaagatgcatcactgaacaccaaagtcaaaatctttcagaccatggtggtccttatctctatgtatggatgcgaaagttggacaatgaatagaaaaatccactcatttgaaatgtggtgttggagtagagcTTTGTGGGTATCATGGACGGCGAataagacaaacaattgggtgttagaagaaattttaccagaactatcagtagaagctaaaatgctgaaactgagattatcatacttgtTGTGTGAGGGAGGAGGACTCTCCCAGACACCCTCCACCGTCCCAGAAGCCAATTCTCCACCCATGGCAATTGACTCTGACAAAATATCTTTCTTTGCCAAGATTGTGCccgctcacaacagccctgcagggtaGGAGACTGCCACCACCCATTATACTGGTTAACCACCCTCAGCCAAAGGGAAACTTTGAGCCCAGAAAACTTGCCAATAATTACAAGCAGCAAGAGCCAAACAGACAGTCCTTGCTCTGAAGCCTTTAGCCAAAATACCCAATTCACACAGTAGACGTGGTCAGCGGCCAAGGTACTGGCTCAGAGCCAACCCTCTCCtgcatgaacacacactggtaaaaagAAGTAACTTTATGaaagaataaaagaggtgcacaGCTACAGCAGCAGAATAGTTCCTTAATATCAGCACCCAACAGAAAATCAAGAAAGCCATCTAGCCTAGTCTGTACTTACACACAGGTAGACAgttgcacacacccctctcctcaGAGGGAGGAACAGGCAGGAGAGTTGATGCAAAATGGAAGCTCAGCAGGCAGCATCAAGTAGGCAGGATGGGACCCAGaagagtgtcctgcccagagtaggAATCGTGAAATGGAGGTgaaactggaattaattcttgttttattaaagtcacATCAAAGGGAAGGTGTCTCATAGATTTTGCTAACTAactcactgtaatccctaactactcaggcttactctgcagcgtgtATGGGAAGTTGATTCAGCACCCACTACCTGAGGGTGTGGGTTTAAATTGGGAAGGGTTTTGCTCACAACCTCTGACTCCTGCGCAGCGCTTCCTTCTGGCCAAGTCTCTTTCCTTGGTGGCGCACACAGGGTGATAGAGGGCGTGCAGACGTCTGATCATCGaacagtctagactcctcaggtgccaACTTCAATGAAGGGGAAGGAGGCGTTATTGTGGGGAGATGTTTGAAGGGCCCACCAAGCACCCCTAGGGGGGTGGAGTTGCTGCGGGTGTGAGGTCTTGCTCCAATGGCTCTCCTGGGATGCTCAGTAAGGGAGGGGTCTCCATGTGAGGCGGCGACATTCCCATGGGAATCAGAGAGCGGTCAGGCATGTCTCCTTCCCCtagatcttcaggagcatcctccacatctgTCATCTCTCCCATCTGCGGAGCTGGGGGTGTGAACTCCCCTCCAGAGTCCCTCTGCTCTAGAATGGGGTTCTGAGGCTCCCCCAACTCTCAATCCAGGCCCCCCTGCATCCCCTGGGTCTCAACAAAGAGGAACGCAAGCTAAGGTTTGAGCCCCATACTTATGGCAAACTCCCCAGCAACAAGCCAGATCCAATTAACCAATCTGGAAATTTCTTCATGAAAAATGGGCCCATCAATCACCTGGCCAAATGGAACATCCTCCCTAAAACTTCAAGGGCTTTATGACCTTGACGGAGCCCGGCTTCTACAGATAAGGGGGTGTTAGGGTGGGCCTCTGATTACCCAcagctgggaaataaaactgGCAACTCAGAGCTCTAAGACAGAAGCCAAATGTTACCCTGTTAAGATCCCACATTAACAAATGAAACCCCACAATTCTTTCCCACACAACCATCTTGAATTCAGGTTCTCATGACGTTCCCCTTTTTTGAAAGATGACATTAGAGGTTCAACACCTCTTATTTCATCACTGCTCCAAGTGAAGATGGTCAGTAAGCAGACTAACAAAACTTTCTCTAGCAAATTATTAAATGTAAATCCCCAAGTGTGATATGTTACTTCTAACCTACGTGTTCTAAAAAGATAAAATTCAAAAATCTTTTCTAAAACAAGgaaaaaactattaaaatacCATAGGAATAAAAGGTTCCTAAAAAGTGATCTAACTGggcataaaagtgaataaaagCATGAGGAAAAACAGACACTTCCAAAAATCAGGTCCAATTCCAGGCATAAGTCATAAAACTATAAAAATCCACATAACAGGAACTTTTAGAACCaagttaaaataagaaataaccacTTTATGTAACCACGGACTGCacaaaagacaagtaattgggtgttagaacgaattaaaccagaactaccactagaagctaaaatgatgaaactgaggttatcatacttcggacacatcatgagaagacatgattcactagaaaagataataatgctgggaaaaacagaagggagtagaaaaagaggaagaccaaacaagagatcgattgattccatcaaggaagccagagacctaaACTACGGATAAGGTGTTAGGGTGGGCCTCTGAGTATCCAcagctgggaaataaaactgccaactcatCGCTCTAATACAGAAGCCAAATGTTAACCTGTTAAAATCCCACACTAACAAATGaaaccccacaattctttgctacacaGCCATCTTGAATTCAGCTTTCCatgacactttggacacatcatgagaagacatgactcactccaaaagcagagcttggaaaagttactttttggaactacaactcccatcagcccaatccagtggccatgctggctggggctgatgggagttgtagttcaaaaaagtaacttttccaagctctgtcgaaaacacaagaggaaggccaaacaagagatggattaattccataaaggaagccgcagacctgaacttgcaagatctgaacagggtggttcatgacagatgctcttggaggtcactgattcaaagggtcgccgtaagttgagagaaggtgagagaaacccagcagaacctacactttgctgctgtggcctcctgcacaactccatctgcaggcttcctcaggtgtcaactgcaactccctgcaaggccttgggacagctgaagccagttggggctcacaagggagaagacaactgccagagggtggggaagagagctccccctcataagagccacctctagccaaggctcccccccccagtgtcaggcttcttttaacatgtgccggGGTAGGAGTACTCAGAGGCCTGCCATTGAGGTACTATTGGGCAGGGGACGTAATAGCGGTGGGAGGAGACTGGCCGTTCCAGCGGAAGGGATGTAAGACATCTTCGTCCTTGCATCCCTTCCGTTCTCCCTTCCAACCCTCCGGACACTGGtggctatgctgggaactccctggatcttactgtcctgctgatgaatgcaaggtcagtgactcaGAAAACCACTTTCATTCAGAATCCTGGAGAAATGCattgaccttgcttgtattaccgaaacctggctaaatgaccaaagtggaggaggtctctcccagctctgcccactaggtttctagatccaggggacggggaggtggggtcgcaattgtctgcagggaatctatctccccagtcaggtaccctgtccctaacattTCCAGCTGTGAATGTGTGTGCCTggtgttgggtcagggagacagggTGGGATTCTggtggtgtactgtccaccccgctgcccaacagtctccctccc is from Rhineura floridana isolate rRhiFlo1 chromosome 3, rRhiFlo1.hap2, whole genome shotgun sequence and encodes:
- the LOC133381941 gene encoding zinc finger protein 420-like, yielding MQEQKLRSQDGAKRQQERQTHTGDKPYQCLECGKSFRWSSHLTRHQRCHTGDKPYQCLECGKSFSQSTHLTLHHKTHTGDKPHKCLECGRSFRWRNELMVHQRTHTGDKPYKCLECGKSFRCNSHLTRHQRCHTGNQPYKCLECGKSFSDSSTLTSHQRTHTRDKPYQCLECGKGFCQSGHLTLHQRTHTGDKPYQCLECGKSFSQSGTLSIHERTHTGDKPYQCLECGKSFSDSSTLIVHQTIHTGDKLYTCLVCGKSFRWRSAFIEHRRTHTGDKSYICLECGKSFSQSSHLTSHQRFHTGDKPYKCFECGKSFSQSSHLTSHQRFHTGDKPYKCFECGKSFSQSSTLTSHQRTHTGDKPYKCLQCGKSFSSSSHLTSHQRTHTGDKPYKCFECGKSFSRSSTLTSHRRTHTGDKPYTCLQCGKSFCWSSNLTLHQRTHTGVKPYKCLECGKSFSQSGTLTSHQRFHTGDKPYKCLECGKSFSHYSTLSKHERIHTGVKPYKCLECGKSFSQSSTLTLHQRTHTGDKPYK